Below is a genomic region from Verrucomicrobiota bacterium.
TCGGGAGTTTGATTTGTCTTGATCTGTCTTCGTTTTCGAGTTACCGGCTGACGACACATCCTTAACACTGTTTGCCAATTATGAACAAATTCAAATTTCCCTTCGGCAACCTCCTCATCTTCGCCTTCACGAGCGCTGCCGCGCTTTCGGCAGTTCGCGCGACGGCGGCAGAACCAACCTCAAAGCCTGCCGTTCCACCGGACGATGGCAAACTGCGCATCATCTGTTTCGGCGCGCACCCGGACGATTGCGAATTGCAGGCCAGCGGCACCGGCGCGATGTGGGCGCGCAAAGGTCATCACGTCAAGTTCGTCTCCGTGACCAACGGTGATATTGGTCATTGGCGCGAAGCGGGCGGACCGCTGGCGTTGCGAAGGAAACGAGAAGTCGCCCAAGCCGACGGAATGCTGGGCATCCAAAGCGAAGTGCTGGACATTCACGACGGCGAACTGGAACCGACGTTGGAGAACCGCAAGAAAATCACGCGCCTCATCCGCGAGTGGCAGGCGGACATTGTGATTGCTCCGCGCCCAAACGATTACCATCCCGACCATCGTTACACCGCTGTGCTGGTGCAAGACGCGGCTTACATGGTCACGGTGCCATTCATCGTGCCGGAAGTGCCGCCGTTGAAAAAGAATCCCGTCTTTCTTTATTACACCGACCGTTTCCAGAAACCGACGCCGTCGCAGCCGGACATCGCCGTCTCGATTGATTCGGTGATTGAAAAGAAACTCGACGCGCTCGCGGTCATGGAGTCGCAATTCCTTGAGGGCGGCGCGAATGGGAACGAAGGGCTGCTGCCAAAGACGCCGGAACAACGGACCAAGCGCGTCCAGGAAGTCCGCAACGCTTTCGACGGTCGTGACAAGGCGCTGGCAAATCGGTTTCGCGACAAGCTGCTTGAATGGTACGGCGAGGAAACAGGTAAACAAATCAAACACGCCGAGGCATTTGAAATCTGCGAGTACGGACGGCGACCTGACAAGGAGGAGTTGAAACGGCTGTTTCCGTTCTTTGGAGAATGAGCCATGGTTTGGCGAAGAGCAGCACGCCGCCATCCGTGTCCCGTCGTCAGCCAAATCCATAACCCAGTGTAGCCGGAGCAGCTTTGCGAGATGCGTGGCGCGCTTGCGCGCCGATACTACGAGGACTGACGATGGGGTGGACCGCGATTCGTTTGGGATGGAAAGTGGAAGCACGTCCGACGACGATGCGGGGACGCGTTGCTTTTCCAGCGTCAGGTTTTCCGAAACTCACCGCCGACGCCGATTCCTGCCTTTCCCGCCTGGCAGCGCAATGCCAAGGCGGTTGCGGCGATGCTGCACCGCCTGTTTGCTGATCTCTCGGAGCATTGAGACCTGCGTGTCCGGGCGTTCGCCCAGCAATTTGTCGGCGGCGGGTTTCCACCGCTGCTTTTTGGGATTGAAGATGGGAATGCCCTTGGCGGCCCGGCGCGCGGCCACACTCTCGACGCTTCGCTTCAGCCACCGCGCCTGCCGTGGGTCCGGCATCGTGCCCAGCAACTCTTTTTCCCGCCGGTTCCAAGGCTGGCGGTGAGGCTGAAACGGCGGGATGCGGAGTTTGCGCCGTCGCTCGGTCATCGCCTGCCGCGATCGACCAAGACATTGTGCAACGTCCCGATCCGTCATGGTGCCCAGGAGTCGATCCTGGTCAGCCGTCCACAAGGTTGTCCGCGCCAAGAGCCGGCGCCCAGCTCGAAACCGAAGATGAGTAAAGCCGGATCAGGCGGATGAGTTGAGCCGCCGACGTCGAGCGCGACGGGCCAGTCTGGTACGGGCACAAATACCCATTGACTTGCCAATGGAGCCAAAGCACTTTTGCGCATCAGCCGTTCCAAAGGGTGCCAATGGATTGGTTTCTCTGGAATGGCTACAAACAATACTGACCAAGGATACCTATGCAAAATAAACAGCCGTTGACATCTCTCATCAAATACGCCGCCTGCGCCACGCTGTTGCTCGGTGCCGTGGTCCTGGCACAGGCCGAGGACAAGAAAGTTGACCCCACCGGCAATTGGATGTGGATCACGCCGGGTCGCAATGGCGGCCCGGACCGCACGAACACTGCCAAGCTCAAGCTGGACGGCGATAAAGTGACCGGCACCATCACCTCCCCCGCCCGCGGCGGTACCACCACGGACACGACCATTGAAGAGGGTAAACTTGCGGGGAGTGACATTTCATTCAAGGCGACCCGGGAATTCAACGGGAACAAGTTTACCCTCAAGTATTCCGGCAAGGTCACGGCGGAGACCATCAAGGGCAAAGTCGAATTTGAACGCAACGGCGAACCCCAATCGCGTGACTGGGAAGCCAAGCGACAGGCGGAGAAGAAGTAATACGGCCTGTTGAAGATTCATCGTCGCGATCGACGGCGGCCGGGCGGCTTTTATTTGACCGAGCTTCCGGTGTCTGGTTCGCCGCCGAATTGCTTCCAGTAAAGTTCCTTGAACGGATTTACCTTCGGGCCGATGGCATTTTCATTTTCCAGCGCCGGGAGGATTTCACTCCACCACTGGTCGTAGGCCGCGCGCATTTGGGACACGATCTCGGGATGTTCAACGATGACGTTGTTGGTTTCGCCAGGGTCGGCTTTGAGATCAAAGAGTTCCGTATTGTTAACGAGGTGGAAGCGGGCGTTGCGCACGGCGCAGTTGACGAACTTTGACTGTTCGGCCTTCCCGCGTTGCCACCGACCGACGTGCGTGAAGAGGAAGCGATCGGGCCAATTGGCCTGCGGATCTTTGAGTAACGCCAGGAGGCTGCGTCCGTCTAGGTTGACCTGCTCCGGCACTTTGGCCTGGGCGATTTGGGCCAGCGTCGGAAATATGTCAATGTGCGCGGTCAGCGCCGCGCAGTCGCGTCGGCCTTGAAATCCGGCGGGCCAGCGCCAGAATGACGGCACGCGCGTGCCGCCTTCGTAGGGCGTCACCTTTTGACCGCGCATGCCCGCGTTGAAAATCTTCACGCCAGCCGTGCCACCGTTATCCGTCATGAAAATGACCAGCGTATCGCGCGCGATGCCCCACTCATCGAGTTTCGCGAGCAACCGTCCGAAGTTGTCATCGATGTTTTCAATCATCCCGTAGAACTTCGCGACGGTCATGTCCACCTTGCCTGCGTATCGACTCGCGTAGTCTTCGGGACACTGGAGCGGAGCGTGCGGGGCGTTCGGCGTAATGTAGGCGAAGAACGGTGACTTCTCCTTGCGCTTCGCATCCATCCAGTTCAATGCCTGGCCAAAAAATAAATCCGTGCAGTAACCTTTGGTTTTCTCGAAACGACCGTTGTGCAGGATCGCCGGATTGAAGTAAGTGTTACCCGGCGCGTCGCCGCAACTGCCCGCATAAGTCTGTCCGATCCCGCCCGCGCCGTGGATGAACACCTCATCGAAGCCGCGCTGGTCAGGCTGATACGCCGCCTCGTCGCCGAGATGCCACTTGCCGAAAATACCGGTCGTGTAGCCCGCCGATTTGAGAACTTGTGCGATGGTAGTCGACTTGAGGCTCATTCGCTCACGTTCGAAGATTGTGTGCGTGACGCCGGACCGAAATTCGTGGCGTCCGGTCATCAACGCGCAACGCGTGGGCGCGCAAGTCGGACTTACGTGGAAATCGGTGAAGCGCAGGCTCTCTTTGGCAAACGCGTCGATGTGCGGCGTTCTGAGGATGGGATTTCCTGTGAAACCCAAATCGCCGTAACCCTGGTCATCGGTCATCACAAGCACGATGTTCGGACGCGGCGGTGACATTGATTTGGGCGGCACCGTGGCCTCTGCAACAACGACCCGACTTGCCTCAAAATCCACCGGGTCGCCGAATTGTCTTCGTGCCGTAAGCATCAACTTTTCAAGCCGTGCGCGCTCGCGGTCGTGCTTCGGGTTGGTGGCGATGTCGTGCGCTTCATCCGGGTCGTTTTTCAGATCGAAAAGCTGCGCGTTCTTCACGCCGTTCGCGTTGTATTTGATGAGTTTCCAGCGGTCATCACGAACCATGCGCTGAGAATCGCTGAAGGCGCCAAACAGCCAGTCGCGAATGTTCCGCTGCCGCCCTTGAATGATCGGCTGAAGGCTGTGCCCTTCGATGATATCGGGTATGCGTGCACCGGCGAAGTCGCAAATGGTCGGAAACAAGTCGTAAAGATAAACCAGCGCATCGCTTTGTCCGTGCCCGACGCCCGGACCGACAAAGATGAGTGGCGGTTTCACATGCTCGTAAAGATTCTGCTTGCCCATGAGACCATGACGCCCGCCCACGGCGAGGCCCTGATCGCTGGAGTAAATGATGATCGTGTCATCAGCAAAGCCGCGTTCCTTGAGCGTATCGAGGACTCGACCGACTTCATGGTCCAGATGTGAGATTGTCGCGTAGTAATCCGTCAGATGCTGTCGCATGACTTCCGGCGGGCGCGGATGCGGCGCGAGTTCTTCATCGCGTCCATGCAACCACCCATTGTCGAAGGGATGCTGCGGCAGGAAATTCTTCGAGAGCGCCAGTTTCGCCGGGTCGTAGAGCTTGACGAATTGTTCGGGCGCGAGGCGCGGGTCGTGCGGCACCGGCGGCGCGAGATAAATGAAGAACGGTTTTTTGCCGTCGTGGTTTTTCAGAAATTCGATGGTTTTGTCCGCATGTTCCGTGGCGGACAGCGCCGTACGGCCTTGCGTGGCAAGGTTGATGTCGAACGCCGCGAGGCCAAAGGTGCAGGTGTTGCCCGCCTTGCCACAGTGAAAAGTGACGTAACCGGCCTCCTTCAAGAGATTGGGCAGCAGCGGCACACCGGACGGCGCAGTCTTGGCGGCCGGATTGGCCGGGATGTGCCAGAGCGAGCGACCCGTGATGAGCATGGTGCGACTAGGCGTGCACACGGCACCGATCATCGACCCCATGCAGTAGGCGTTGTTGAAATGGAAGCCGCGCTGAACCAGTTGGTCGAGGTTCGGCGTTAGGATTTCCGGATTGCCAAGCGCGTGGATGGTGTCCCACCGCTGGTCGTCACTCAAAATGAAGAGGATGTTGGGAGGCGTTGTGGCGAGCGGGGCAGCCACAGCCGGTGTGATGAGAAGGAGGCTCGTCAGCCAACTGGCGATCCACAGAAACCGCGTCATTCGCACTATCGAACTCAAGTTCACTTCAAGGTCGAACCCAGAGCGCATTTCCAGATTCGGTTGGGCTGAGTTCTACATGAAGAGGCGGGAGGCGGGCAATCTCGAGTTCGGCACCGTTTGCTTGCGCCAGAGCCGGGCGGCGGACTGCGTTACTTCAGGATTTCCACTTTCACCTGTGCGAGGCCGGCGCGGACCATCTGCAATTCCTGCGCGGCTGCCAGCGAGAGATCAATTATGCGGCCCTGAAGGAACGGCCCGCGGTCGTTGATTCGCACAATGACGGAGCGTTGGTTGCCGAGGTGAGTCACTTTCACGCGCGTGCCGAATGCCAGCCGGGGATGGGCCGCCGTCAGTTGATGCATGTCGAAAATCTCACCGCTCGCCGTCGGATTGCCTTGATACCGGTCCGCGTAAAATGAAGCAACGCCAAGCTCCGCCGAAGTAGTGACGCGAACAGTTTCGCCCAAGCCTGCGTTTACCGGGCGGCTGGAATCGCCATGGGCGGAAGGCCAGCCCAGGAGGAGCACCGTGACCAAGACGCTGGTCGCTGTTGCCTTGTCGCGGTTGAAATTCCGTCGCGTATCGCGCATACGCCGGAATAAGCAGTCTCCAGTCCAAGCGCTGTAACTCGGGCTGCCGGGGACTTGCGGTCGCCGCGCGGGTCGAGTCTGGCCAGGAACCTGACACCGATATTCCGGATGCAAGACACTTGTCCGCAGATGCCCCCAGCTCCTGGCTGCAGATGGAATTCCCGTGGAAGAATCAGATGCGCCGTTCCGCAAAGCGGCGGTGGTGTCCACCAGTCGGGAAGTAACGGCGGCGGTGCGAGAACCTTAATTCGGCCGGTCTTTATCTTTGCCGGAGCGCGAAGCAGGAGAATCCTGACGGTCATTAGACTGAAATCTCGGCGAAGCTTCCTGGCGCTCATACCCCTTCGAACGGGACCTGCCTTCGGAACTCTGGTAGAAGCCTTTGGGATAGTACTGCTGGTTCTGCCTCCAGGAGTCTTTCAGGCCGGAGTTCGCCCGGCCTTGACCGTAAGCCTGCACGGGATTCGGTGTCGGTCCCGCTTCCGACCTTTCGGCCGGGCCTGAGCGCGTCGGTTGCTTGCGCTCTTCCGAAGGTCGCGATGGCGTCGGAGCAGAGGGAGCGTTT
It encodes:
- a CDS encoding PIG-L family deacetylase; this encodes MNKFKFPFGNLLIFAFTSAAALSAVRATAAEPTSKPAVPPDDGKLRIICFGAHPDDCELQASGTGAMWARKGHHVKFVSVTNGDIGHWREAGGPLALRRKREVAQADGMLGIQSEVLDIHDGELEPTLENRKKITRLIREWQADIVIAPRPNDYHPDHRYTAVLVQDAAYMVTVPFIVPEVPPLKKNPVFLYYTDRFQKPTPSQPDIAVSIDSVIEKKLDALAVMESQFLEGGANGNEGLLPKTPEQRTKRVQEVRNAFDGRDKALANRFRDKLLEWYGEETGKQIKHAEAFEICEYGRRPDKEELKRLFPFFGE
- a CDS encoding arylsulfatase — protein: MSPPRPNIVLVMTDDQGYGDLGFTGNPILRTPHIDAFAKESLRFTDFHVSPTCAPTRCALMTGRHEFRSGVTHTIFERERMSLKSTTIAQVLKSAGYTTGIFGKWHLGDEAAYQPDQRGFDEVFIHGAGGIGQTYAGSCGDAPGNTYFNPAILHNGRFEKTKGYCTDLFFGQALNWMDAKRKEKSPFFAYITPNAPHAPLQCPEDYASRYAGKVDMTVAKFYGMIENIDDNFGRLLAKLDEWGIARDTLVIFMTDNGGTAGVKIFNAGMRGQKVTPYEGGTRVPSFWRWPAGFQGRRDCAALTAHIDIFPTLAQIAQAKVPEQVNLDGRSLLALLKDPQANWPDRFLFTHVGRWQRGKAEQSKFVNCAVRNARFHLVNNTELFDLKADPGETNNVIVEHPEIVSQMRAAYDQWWSEILPALENENAIGPKVNPFKELYWKQFGGEPDTGSSVK
- a CDS encoding septal ring lytic transglycosylase RlpA family protein, whose product is MRDTRRNFNRDKATATSVLVTVLLLGWPSAHGDSSRPVNAGLGETVRVTTSAELGVASFYADRYQGNPTASGEIFDMHQLTAAHPRLAFGTRVKVTHLGNQRSVIVRINDRGPFLQGRIIDLSLAAAQELQMVRAGLAQVKVEILK